In a single window of the Roseiconus lacunae genome:
- a CDS encoding MFS transporter: MRWLIILSTFLLSVLLYVDRVCISVAKDAVVSDLHFSDKQIGWVFSAFALGYALFQTPSGWLADRLGPRRVLTLIVAGWSIFTGLTAAANQFLTMLLVRFLFGAAEAGAFPGMSRAVFSWIPMNERGRAQAINFSGSRIGAALTLPIISWLVVRYGWRVTFVVLMITGLVWAIGWLLFFRDDPADAGWLSETERDHILETRQATSSEDSAEQRSLSATVLLTSSNMPRLCAQYFASNFMFFFALTWFFPQMKERYDLTGVQASLFAAAPLLFGAIGCWVSGFWMDRLYSSGHWVRSRRLPAIAGFCFAAIGIVASAHASTPLASSMWFSLCIFGADMTLPPSWSVCVDIGRKASGVVSGTMNMAGNVGSFLTSLAFPYMLEWTGSPLPYFYLASVLSVVAVIMWMSIDPTHPITPAPVATPNDSVSSTEESAV; this comes from the coding sequence ATGCGCTGGCTGATCATCCTTTCGACGTTCTTGCTTTCCGTGCTGTTGTACGTCGATCGCGTTTGCATCTCGGTCGCCAAAGATGCGGTGGTTTCGGACTTGCATTTCAGCGACAAACAGATCGGCTGGGTGTTCAGCGCCTTTGCGCTCGGCTACGCCTTGTTCCAAACTCCTAGCGGTTGGCTGGCGGATCGTTTGGGACCACGCAGGGTTTTGACATTGATCGTCGCGGGTTGGTCGATCTTCACGGGACTGACCGCGGCGGCGAATCAATTTTTGACGATGCTCCTGGTCCGTTTTCTGTTCGGTGCTGCCGAAGCGGGCGCCTTTCCAGGGATGTCACGGGCGGTGTTTTCATGGATCCCGATGAACGAGCGGGGACGGGCCCAAGCGATCAACTTCTCCGGTTCTCGAATCGGGGCGGCGTTGACCTTGCCCATCATTTCGTGGTTGGTTGTCCGGTACGGATGGCGTGTTACGTTTGTCGTGTTGATGATCACCGGATTGGTTTGGGCGATCGGCTGGTTGTTGTTCTTTCGTGATGACCCGGCGGACGCCGGTTGGCTGAGTGAAACCGAACGTGATCATATCTTGGAGACTCGCCAAGCAACCTCATCTGAAGACTCTGCCGAGCAGCGTTCCCTATCAGCGACGGTGCTACTGACGTCATCAAATATGCCTCGGTTGTGTGCCCAATACTTCGCGTCCAATTTCATGTTCTTCTTTGCGTTGACTTGGTTTTTTCCGCAAATGAAAGAACGCTACGACCTGACAGGAGTCCAAGCGAGTTTGTTCGCGGCGGCCCCGTTGCTGTTCGGTGCGATCGGATGCTGGGTATCAGGGTTTTGGATGGACCGTCTGTATTCCTCCGGGCATTGGGTACGATCGCGCCGACTTCCCGCGATTGCCGGCTTTTGCTTTGCCGCGATCGGTATCGTTGCCAGTGCCCATGCGTCGACGCCGCTCGCATCATCGATGTGGTTTAGTCTTTGCATCTTTGGCGCCGACATGACCTTGCCTCCATCATGGAGTGTCTGTGTGGATATCGGCCGGAAAGCCTCCGGTGTGGTCTCCGGCACGATGAACATGGCGGGTAACGTGGGTTCGTTTCTGACGAGTTTGGCGTTCCCGTACATGTTGGAATGGACCGGATCACCGCTTCCCTACTTTTATCTGGCATCAGTCCTTAGTGTGGTCGCGGTCATCATGTGGATGTCGATCGATCCGACACATCCCATCACACCGGCGCCGGTTGCGACGCCGAACGATTCAGTCTCCTCGACGGAGGAATCAGCAGTATGA
- a CDS encoding LysR family transcriptional regulator, with translation MPQFDATKLTVQQMQTFCEVYRCGSYAEAARRLDTTSTTLWEQIRVLQRTYQATLFDRRGKKIVATPAAETLYKHLAPMLESIHSSFVCLHEQESGEPKEIRIVVGVRMMLEELDGPLQAFVRSYPSIRLRLMTADNQTAQQMVVENQADLALMIEPFREARLDGITIRRLYEIEYLAVISRRNSLSKRNRLTIKDLLRQPLVLGHPQTIVRREFNQWMVRSGCETEPQIRAETDNSAATIACVRAGLGVGIVAGLPSGWLVKSLTTKSLAKEMGKVYVVACTRTGYRAPDSIAGLLQTLSLIDQHGSI, from the coding sequence ATGCCCCAGTTTGACGCGACGAAGTTGACCGTTCAGCAGATGCAAACGTTTTGCGAGGTGTATCGATGTGGCAGCTATGCCGAGGCGGCTCGCCGACTAGACACGACTTCGACGACGCTTTGGGAGCAAATTCGCGTGTTGCAGCGAACGTATCAGGCGACGTTGTTTGATCGTCGGGGAAAGAAAATCGTGGCGACGCCGGCGGCGGAGACGTTGTACAAACACCTGGCGCCAATGCTGGAGTCGATCCACAGCAGTTTCGTGTGCCTTCATGAACAGGAATCGGGCGAGCCGAAGGAGATTCGCATCGTCGTCGGTGTCCGCATGATGCTCGAAGAACTTGACGGACCGCTGCAAGCGTTCGTCCGGTCTTATCCGTCGATCCGGCTGCGCTTGATGACCGCGGACAACCAAACGGCCCAGCAGATGGTGGTCGAAAACCAGGCTGACCTGGCATTGATGATCGAGCCGTTCCGCGAGGCAAGACTCGACGGCATCACGATCCGGCGGCTTTACGAGATTGAATACCTCGCGGTGATTTCGCGGAGAAATTCACTGTCCAAACGAAATCGTCTGACGATCAAAGACCTGCTACGCCAACCGCTGGTACTGGGACATCCGCAAACGATCGTTCGCCGGGAGTTCAACCAATGGATGGTGCGCAGCGGTTGTGAAACGGAACCACAAATTCGCGCCGAAACAGACAACAGCGCGGCCACGATCGCGTGTGTCCGCGCGGGGCTCGGTGTCGGCATTGTCGCGGGACTCCCCAGCGGTTGGCTGGTGAAATCGTTGACGACCAAGTCGTTGGCTAAAGAGATGGGCAAGGTTTACGTGGTGGCCTGCACCCGAACAGGGTATCGAGCGCCCGATTCGATCGCGGGATTACTTCAGACGCTTTCCCTGATCGATCAGCACGGCTCGATATAA
- a CDS encoding PEP-CTERM sorting domain-containing protein → MKLSPHLTLAALAWATLTLPASAGVMHDQNVTPDVIFGSGNVNGSFTVDRNNGVELGMRGKLRHNASGAPENTFNSNGDGTFSFNAGVAPTQSSPTAEWSVEWSINTNFDGTSGWNLNDLTYELGVDSNPTSATTFSTFDPIFGANGSAGSRVQWDHAIGNNLTGNGDGTSIPNASNDEPGYADLIDQNNVAQQSWKAHWYGISGFDPTIDGTYDFYLAAFDDTTEVARTQIQIIVGAGGAVVPEPGTMLSFAIIGLIGCGPMSRRRR, encoded by the coding sequence ATGAAACTCTCGCCCCACCTCACCCTTGCCGCCCTTGCTTGGGCCACCCTCACTCTGCCAGCTTCGGCAGGCGTCATGCATGACCAAAACGTGACGCCCGACGTAATTTTCGGCTCCGGAAACGTCAACGGATCCTTTACCGTCGATCGCAATAACGGTGTCGAACTCGGTATGCGTGGCAAACTGCGTCACAATGCCTCCGGAGCCCCGGAAAACACCTTCAACAGCAATGGCGATGGCACCTTCAGCTTTAACGCCGGCGTCGCCCCCACACAATCCTCTCCAACCGCAGAGTGGAGTGTTGAGTGGTCAATCAACACCAACTTCGACGGTACGAGCGGCTGGAATCTGAACGACCTGACGTACGAACTCGGCGTCGATTCGAACCCAACTTCGGCAACGACGTTTTCGACGTTTGACCCAATCTTCGGTGCAAATGGATCGGCAGGCTCACGCGTGCAATGGGATCATGCAATCGGAAATAACCTGACCGGAAACGGCGATGGGACCTCCATTCCAAATGCCAGCAACGACGAGCCCGGGTACGCGGACTTGATTGACCAAAACAACGTTGCCCAGCAATCTTGGAAAGCCCACTGGTACGGGATCTCTGGATTCGATCCAACGATTGACGGTACCTATGACTTCTACTTGGCTGCTTTCGATGACACGACCGAAGTCGCTCGTACGCAAATCCAAATCATCGTTGGCGCCGGTGGTGCCGTTGTGCCAGAACCGGGCACGATGTTGAGCTTCGCGATCATCGGACTGATCGGTTGCGGTCCGATGAGCCGCCGCCGTCGCTAG
- a CDS encoding NIPSNAP family protein has product MPTARSLATAAAAVAFLLTLASAVQAEVYELRIYKTNEGKLDALNARFRDHTMRLFKKHGIESMGYWVPTDRDDSQNTLIYVIKHESRDAAKESWKNFLADPEWKKAAAESGVGRLAERPESTYMELTDYSPEYRNAEGDENDVFELRIYEAAEGKLDKLDARFRDHTIGLFAKHGIKSVAYWHPTDSPDSENTLIYIVEHESDEAAQLSWKSFAADPEWKKAAAASGVGRLAKRPTSIYMTPTDYSPIK; this is encoded by the coding sequence ATGCCAACTGCTCGATCGCTCGCCACTGCTGCTGCAGCCGTCGCCTTCCTGTTGACCCTCGCGTCTGCTGTTCAAGCCGAGGTTTATGAGCTGCGAATCTATAAGACCAACGAGGGAAAACTCGACGCGCTCAATGCTCGCTTCCGTGATCACACGATGCGTCTGTTCAAAAAGCACGGGATCGAATCGATGGGCTACTGGGTTCCCACCGATCGCGACGATTCTCAGAACACGTTGATTTACGTGATTAAACACGAAAGCCGTGACGCGGCAAAAGAGTCGTGGAAAAATTTCCTTGCCGATCCCGAATGGAAAAAAGCTGCCGCCGAATCCGGCGTCGGTCGATTGGCCGAACGCCCCGAGTCGACGTACATGGAACTGACCGACTATTCGCCAGAATACCGAAATGCCGAAGGCGACGAGAACGACGTGTTCGAGCTACGAATTTACGAAGCCGCCGAGGGCAAACTTGACAAACTTGATGCTCGCTTTCGCGACCACACGATCGGTCTGTTTGCCAAACACGGAATCAAGTCGGTTGCGTACTGGCATCCGACCGACTCGCCTGATAGCGAAAACACATTGATCTACATCGTCGAACACGAAAGTGACGAGGCCGCGCAACTGTCGTGGAAATCGTTCGCTGCTGACCCAGAATGGAAAAAAGCAGCCGCCGCATCCGGTGTCGGTCGTCTCGCCAAACGCCCGACATCGATCTACATGACGCCGACGGATTACTCGCCCATCAAGTAA
- a CDS encoding Gfo/Idh/MocA family protein — protein MENQPSRRNFLKTSTAAAAGTTLASAIARSAHAQGNDEIKIGLIGCGGRGTGATVNIFETKGNVKLVAVADAFDSKASGVVNTLKQRNRGKYASKVDVPAEQIFSGLDAYKKVLETDCDLVIIATPPGFKPQQFEAAVNAGKHVFMEKPVASDAIGVRRVLASVEESKKKNLMVGIGLQRRHEAQYLETVDRIHGGAIGDLIALRVYWNGGGIWYRNRTEEQTEMGFQCNNWYHFNWLSGDQICEQHIHNLDVGCWLKGEYPVECNGMGGRGLREGGDASKSQIFDHTFCEYTFADGTKMFSQGRHLSGGWNHVAEYAHGTKGTANVSGSQISGQDGDWKFSGKRQQGHQQEQHDLIEALMRGDIYNEGEYGAMSTFTAILGREACYSGKIVKWDELLEKGRELAPGIDNYTLDTAPPTVPGDDGNYPVPVPGKYSPFA, from the coding sequence ATGGAAAACCAGCCTAGTCGTAGAAACTTCCTAAAAACTTCGACCGCTGCTGCTGCAGGAACGACACTCGCCAGCGCTATCGCACGTTCGGCTCACGCCCAAGGTAACGACGAAATCAAGATCGGCTTGATCGGCTGTGGTGGCCGGGGAACCGGCGCGACCGTCAATATTTTCGAAACCAAGGGTAACGTCAAACTGGTTGCCGTCGCCGACGCATTCGACAGCAAAGCCAGCGGTGTGGTCAACACACTGAAACAACGCAACCGTGGCAAGTACGCTTCGAAAGTCGACGTCCCCGCCGAGCAAATCTTTAGCGGACTGGACGCCTACAAAAAGGTCTTGGAAACCGATTGCGACTTGGTCATCATCGCAACCCCGCCAGGATTCAAGCCGCAACAGTTCGAAGCGGCCGTCAACGCCGGCAAGCACGTCTTCATGGAAAAGCCAGTCGCTTCGGATGCCATCGGTGTTCGCCGCGTTCTCGCAAGCGTCGAAGAGTCCAAAAAGAAGAACCTGATGGTCGGCATCGGACTGCAACGTCGCCACGAAGCTCAATACCTTGAAACCGTTGACCGAATTCACGGCGGGGCGATCGGTGATCTGATCGCACTTCGTGTTTACTGGAACGGTGGCGGCATCTGGTATCGTAACCGCACCGAAGAGCAAACGGAGATGGGCTTCCAGTGCAACAACTGGTACCACTTCAATTGGCTCTCCGGCGATCAGATCTGCGAGCAGCACATCCACAACCTGGACGTCGGCTGCTGGCTTAAAGGCGAATACCCGGTCGAATGTAACGGCATGGGTGGTCGCGGACTTCGAGAAGGTGGCGACGCATCGAAGAGCCAGATCTTCGATCACACGTTCTGCGAATACACCTTTGCCGATGGCACCAAAATGTTCAGCCAAGGCCGTCACCTTAGCGGTGGCTGGAATCACGTGGCCGAATACGCGCACGGTACCAAGGGAACCGCCAACGTTTCCGGATCTCAAATTTCCGGTCAGGACGGTGACTGGAAGTTCAGCGGAAAACGCCAGCAAGGCCACCAGCAAGAACAACACGATTTGATCGAAGCTCTCATGCGTGGTGACATCTACAACGAAGGTGAGTACGGCGCAATGTCAACGTTCACCGCTATCCTTGGTCGCGAAGCTTGCTACAGCGGCAAGATCGTCAAGTGGGATGAGTTGCTCGAGAAGGGACGCGAACTCGCGCCGGGCATCGACAACTACACCCTCGACACCGCCCCGCCGACCGTGCCTGGCGACGACGGAAACTACCCCGTCCCGGTCCCAGGAAAGTACAGCCCCTTCGCATAA
- a CDS encoding DNA-methyltransferase: MTTKTSATIKTLATNRVHQGDCVEKLGQLQSGTVDLVFADPPFNIGYTYDVYDDEQSAEDYLGFCRKWMGEVHRVLKDDGAFWLAIGDEYAAELKIQAKELGFHCRSWVIWYYTFGVNCVRGFSRSHTHLFYFIKDAERFTFNGDNPTVRVPSARQLVYADARANTKGRLPDNTWILRPQDAPAMGFSPSHDTWYFARVAGTFKEREGFHGCQMPEQLLGRIIRVSSNPGELVLDPFGGSGTTLVVAKKLGRQFMGFELSEDYVQHIEDRLNSCQVGDPLDGPADPIKSAPPTSKGKKRTAFRNGRPVIALNSEISETIEAAFREASNRESGKKSACCHAEEVLLDPERNAVFSQHCKRAKLAGDARTWMEFLLQLSRQDKLKGEGKRPKQSLKAIEAVSDAAEIAFQMMSVDYALSLEALLCTPDAAAEFDQIATQFSDEETAGLDSASQTFRSAIWNLHRIATDGKVTRKAKQLADQFLNVGLPEGQPISAFIAQPTEQPLAGIYAISDEDSVLFVGQSRDVTQHVRQTIRRPGWQRFQPTEIQFWPVEKPQDALVQRSLFVTWLRPWLNAHFLHQPIATQLF, encoded by the coding sequence GTGACGACGAAAACTTCCGCAACCATAAAGACACTGGCCACCAACCGAGTCCATCAGGGGGATTGCGTCGAAAAACTGGGGCAATTGCAGTCCGGCACGGTCGATTTGGTCTTCGCCGATCCTCCCTTTAATATCGGCTACACCTACGATGTGTATGACGACGAGCAGAGCGCCGAGGACTATTTGGGATTTTGCCGAAAGTGGATGGGAGAGGTCCACCGAGTTCTCAAGGATGATGGTGCGTTTTGGTTGGCGATCGGAGACGAATACGCTGCAGAGTTAAAAATACAGGCCAAGGAGCTCGGTTTTCACTGTCGGTCGTGGGTGATCTGGTACTACACCTTCGGCGTCAATTGCGTCCGCGGGTTCAGCCGATCGCACACGCACTTGTTCTATTTCATTAAGGATGCGGAACGCTTTACGTTCAACGGAGACAACCCGACGGTTCGAGTGCCATCGGCTCGGCAGTTGGTTTATGCCGATGCGCGGGCGAACACAAAAGGCCGGCTGCCGGACAACACGTGGATTCTTCGTCCCCAAGACGCACCCGCGATGGGGTTCAGTCCTTCTCACGACACTTGGTATTTTGCCCGGGTCGCCGGCACGTTTAAAGAGCGCGAAGGCTTTCACGGTTGCCAAATGCCCGAGCAGTTGTTGGGGAGGATCATTCGCGTTTCCAGTAACCCAGGTGAATTGGTACTCGATCCCTTCGGCGGCAGCGGTACGACGCTGGTGGTCGCAAAGAAGCTCGGTCGCCAATTCATGGGGTTCGAACTGTCCGAAGACTATGTCCAACACATCGAAGACCGATTGAATTCTTGCCAAGTCGGTGACCCGCTTGATGGTCCCGCAGATCCGATCAAGAGCGCGCCTCCGACGAGCAAGGGAAAAAAGCGAACCGCGTTCCGCAATGGCCGCCCAGTGATCGCACTCAATAGCGAAATCTCTGAGACCATCGAAGCGGCCTTTCGCGAAGCGTCGAACCGAGAAAGCGGCAAAAAGAGTGCTTGTTGTCATGCCGAAGAAGTGCTTCTCGATCCGGAGAGAAACGCCGTCTTCAGTCAGCATTGCAAACGAGCAAAGCTTGCCGGCGACGCTCGTACTTGGATGGAGTTTTTGCTGCAGCTGTCGCGTCAGGACAAACTGAAGGGCGAGGGGAAACGACCCAAGCAATCCTTGAAAGCGATCGAAGCGGTCAGCGATGCCGCCGAAATCGCGTTTCAAATGATGTCCGTCGATTATGCATTGTCGCTCGAGGCGCTGTTGTGCACTCCCGATGCCGCAGCCGAATTTGATCAGATCGCGACGCAATTCTCCGACGAGGAAACGGCAGGACTGGATTCCGCATCTCAAACGTTTCGTTCGGCGATTTGGAATCTGCATCGGATCGCAACCGATGGCAAAGTAACCCGAAAAGCAAAGCAACTAGCCGATCAGTTCTTAAATGTTGGTCTGCCGGAGGGCCAGCCGATCTCGGCGTTTATCGCTCAGCCCACCGAGCAACCTTTGGCGGGAATCTATGCGATCAGCGATGAAGACTCGGTCCTGTTTGTCGGCCAGTCGCGTGACGTGACCCAACATGTTCGGCAAACGATCCGGCGGCCCGGTTGGCAACGATTCCAACCGACGGAGATTCAGTTCTGGCCGGTCGAGAAGCCGCAAGACGCGCTCGTCCAACGCAGCCTGTTTGTGACTTGGCTGCGGCCCTGGTTGAACGCGCATTTTTTACATCAGCCGATCGCAACCCAATTATTCTAG
- a CDS encoding choice-of-anchor D domain-containing protein, producing the protein MKFSRPVCSRPVRSRVRRICIESLESRRLLAADLFAAEFETDPRLIEMFYGPRRPDQPVPPIQAIAPLIDGTSEEAPPILEGLPASVADDNSPSGAAPFALDQTFSLNSRPDSNFTIYLDFDGHVTTGTSWNSAYGFSEIIHPNYWGGTGGDFSNNRLELIQEIWQVVAEDFAPFDVNITTEEPVDLDDLRYNGPGDTRWGSRVVMTKDTFADCSCGGHAYLGSFDDLQDEPAFVYNGGLNAGSETVSHEVGHQLGLHHDGNGSNTYYRGHGSGDTSWGPIMGAPFSKLTTQWSHGDYYNATLPGEDDLAIITGSSNFPFISDDHADIRTDASTVLERNTTSIEAFGIIETNDDIDWLRFQTGGGDVTLDVDVTGYKPNLDVWAGLFDSTGQFITDANPQSQLSASFGTLTLDAGEYFVKLDGGPRDSTYDPVLDQLIEPSPAPYTVSGPLGYSDYGSLGQYRLHGTIVDPGSPTVAISAGSSTYTEGQSATIELSTSDGGSGSFTVEIMPTRQSRPSHPAPDSTENSDFAIATTQTVTVTNGSGILTIPLVDDYEVENTETFRVMISDPGAYAVSNRYVDIDVRESQSQFSIFATDTSTREGDPGSEQSHQFTILREGRTDIAQTIAWQRVLSGSTPTQESAQEDDFASPASGTIVFGVDQTTAVLEINLHGDLVDEADETYSIELEVAAGENYLIPYQTSSASGIIRNDESTIDFTSSAKFRIRQVEFSGGNLDHFAIDNFAIPGTSVGDDFDPNIDQQVWDSIVSASESAIFPDTDGNALVFSGTVERSATTVPASPPLGSSLDFDIIFASYNAPGLNATENGEDAILEYTLDGTEWIQIQRFDEAEFASWTPMSIPLPAAATFLPTAFTEGDEGTTTASMEITRTGFLDKPMNVDWIISPDVGSDPADIDDFGGTFPSGTVQFAAGESTAMVHFEIAGDSSIEPDETFNLTVTGSTGGPILNPSLRGSITNDDFAGPEINVLGINGAAILAGDSTASIEDGTDYGLITVDGEPVVQSFVIENAGITDLHLNGISIEGADAVAYAVENLSTNTVAPGETATLSIAFNPTNGGRHHATIVIDNDDPSESLYQFAVSGLATDLAVEEIMINDGSIARSQIESIRVRFNQLVADEPLNRAFQVRLVSNQTQFFPYPTVDSDEVDGKTEVELTFPSVGGSGTGELAWVDGFYELRIQANSVISITEESYPMPANVYFGTEAGEIDNTDHFFRLFGDVNGDRDVNKIDLDKFVATLGFEQSDLGFNPQFDFDGDGDVDTTDYVQIRRRLF; encoded by the coding sequence ATGAAGTTCAGTCGCCCTGTCTGCAGTCGTCCTGTCCGCAGTCGCGTTCGTCGAATTTGTATCGAATCGCTTGAGTCACGTCGTCTATTGGCAGCAGACTTGTTCGCAGCCGAATTCGAGACCGATCCACGATTGATCGAAATGTTCTATGGGCCTCGCCGGCCCGACCAACCGGTGCCGCCGATCCAAGCGATCGCGCCATTGATCGATGGCACCTCCGAAGAAGCCCCCCCGATCCTCGAAGGCTTACCCGCCAGCGTCGCAGATGACAATTCGCCCAGCGGTGCCGCCCCGTTTGCGCTCGATCAAACGTTCTCCTTGAATAGCCGTCCTGATTCAAACTTCACCATCTACCTGGACTTTGATGGCCATGTCACGACGGGGACGTCTTGGAATTCCGCCTACGGATTCTCCGAGATCATTCACCCGAACTACTGGGGCGGCACGGGCGGTGACTTTTCCAACAACCGCTTGGAATTGATCCAAGAGATTTGGCAGGTCGTCGCCGAAGACTTTGCACCGTTTGATGTGAACATTACGACCGAAGAACCGGTCGACTTGGATGACCTTCGATACAACGGCCCGGGCGATACTCGCTGGGGGTCGCGTGTCGTGATGACCAAGGACACGTTCGCCGATTGCAGTTGTGGCGGTCATGCCTACCTAGGATCCTTCGATGACCTTCAAGACGAGCCGGCCTTCGTCTACAACGGCGGACTAAATGCGGGCAGCGAAACGGTGAGTCACGAAGTCGGTCACCAACTGGGTCTGCATCACGACGGCAATGGCTCCAACACGTATTACCGAGGACACGGATCGGGCGATACGAGTTGGGGACCGATCATGGGCGCGCCGTTTTCAAAGCTCACAACGCAATGGAGTCATGGTGATTACTACAACGCGACACTTCCCGGCGAAGACGACTTAGCCATCATCACCGGAAGCAGCAATTTCCCCTTCATCTCCGATGACCATGCCGACATTCGGACCGATGCGTCGACCGTTTTAGAACGGAACACCACTTCGATCGAAGCGTTTGGGATTATCGAGACCAACGACGATATCGATTGGCTTCGTTTCCAGACCGGCGGCGGTGATGTTACCCTGGACGTCGACGTCACAGGTTACAAACCCAACCTCGATGTTTGGGCGGGCCTATTTGATTCGACCGGGCAATTCATCACCGACGCCAATCCCCAATCACAACTTTCGGCGTCGTTCGGGACGCTGACCTTGGATGCCGGTGAGTACTTCGTCAAGCTTGATGGTGGACCACGCGACTCGACCTACGATCCCGTTCTCGATCAACTCATCGAACCAAGCCCCGCGCCGTACACCGTTTCCGGACCGCTGGGTTACAGCGACTACGGAAGCCTAGGGCAGTACCGTTTGCATGGGACGATCGTCGACCCCGGTAGCCCAACGGTCGCCATCTCGGCGGGCTCTTCGACGTACACCGAAGGCCAATCGGCGACGATTGAGTTGTCGACCAGTGATGGGGGCAGCGGTTCATTCACCGTTGAAATCATGCCGACGCGACAAAGCCGGCCCAGTCACCCCGCCCCTGATTCGACCGAAAATAGCGATTTCGCCATCGCGACAACCCAAACAGTGACCGTCACCAATGGATCGGGCATTTTGACGATTCCGCTCGTGGACGACTACGAAGTCGAGAACACCGAGACGTTTCGTGTCATGATCAGTGACCCCGGAGCCTACGCCGTCTCCAATCGGTATGTCGACATTGACGTCCGGGAATCACAAAGCCAGTTTTCGATCTTCGCGACTGACACGTCCACCCGCGAAGGCGACCCGGGATCGGAGCAATCCCATCAGTTTACGATCCTTCGCGAAGGTCGAACCGATATCGCCCAAACCATCGCGTGGCAACGAGTACTGAGCGGCTCAACGCCGACCCAAGAATCCGCGCAGGAAGATGACTTTGCGTCCCCTGCCAGCGGAACGATTGTTTTTGGAGTTGACCAAACGACGGCGGTGTTGGAAATCAACCTTCACGGTGACCTCGTCGACGAAGCAGACGAAACGTACTCGATCGAACTGGAGGTCGCCGCCGGCGAGAACTACTTGATCCCTTACCAGACTTCGTCGGCTTCTGGAATCATCCGAAACGATGAGTCGACCATCGATTTCACTTCGAGCGCAAAGTTTCGTATCCGTCAGGTCGAATTTAGCGGCGGAAATCTCGACCATTTTGCGATCGATAACTTTGCCATCCCCGGCACTTCGGTCGGTGACGATTTCGACCCCAACATCGATCAGCAAGTCTGGGATTCGATCGTCTCCGCAAGTGAATCAGCAATCTTCCCGGATACCGATGGCAATGCCCTGGTCTTTTCCGGAACCGTCGAACGCTCGGCAACGACCGTCCCTGCCTCGCCACCACTGGGATCAAGTCTTGATTTCGACATCATCTTTGCCAGCTACAACGCTCCCGGATTGAACGCGACCGAAAACGGTGAAGATGCGATCTTGGAATACACGCTCGATGGAACCGAATGGATTCAGATTCAGCGATTTGACGAAGCCGAATTTGCCTCGTGGACGCCGATGTCGATCCCATTGCCGGCGGCGGCCACGTTCTTGCCTACTGCCTTTACCGAAGGCGATGAGGGGACGACCACGGCGTCGATGGAGATCACGCGAACCGGCTTCCTGGACAAGCCGATGAATGTGGACTGGATCATCAGCCCCGACGTTGGATCAGACCCAGCCGACATCGATGACTTTGGCGGAACTTTTCCGTCGGGCACGGTTCAGTTTGCCGCAGGAGAGTCAACCGCGATGGTCCATTTTGAAATTGCAGGAGATTCGTCCATCGAGCCTGATGAAACGTTTAACCTCACGGTAACGGGGAGTACCGGAGGACCGATCCTCAACCCCAGTTTGCGCGGATCAATTACCAACGATGACTTTGCCGGACCAGAGATCAATGTCCTAGGTATTAACGGTGCGGCGATCCTTGCTGGGGATTCCACCGCATCGATCGAAGACGGCACCGACTATGGACTGATCACTGTCGATGGCGAACCGGTGGTTCAATCATTCGTCATTGAAAACGCAGGCATCACTGACCTGCACCTCAACGGAATTTCGATCGAAGGTGCCGATGCGGTTGCCTACGCGGTTGAGAATCTATCTACCAACACCGTCGCCCCCGGTGAAACTGCGACACTGTCGATCGCGTTTAATCCGACCAACGGTGGGCGTCATCACGCGACGATCGTCATCGACAATGATGACCCCAGCGAGTCGCTTTATCAGTTTGCCGTCTCCGGCTTGGCGACGGATCTCGCCGTCGAAGAAATCATGATCAACGATGGCTCGATCGCCCGCAGCCAAATCGAATCGATTCGCGTACGATTCAATCAATTGGTTGCCGACGAGCCGCTCAACCGCGCCTTTCAAGTTCGCTTGGTATCCAATCAAACACAGTTCTTTCCCTACCCCACCGTTGATAGTGATGAAGTCGACGGAAAAACCGAAGTCGAACTGACATTTCCGTCCGTAGGTGGGAGTGGGACCGGGGAACTCGCGTGGGTCGATGGGTTCTATGAACTGCGGATCCAAGCGAACTCGGTCATTTCGATCACCGAAGAAAGTTACCCAATGCCGGCGAATGTTTACTTTGGCACCGAAGCCGGCGAAATCGATAACACAGATCACTTTTTCCGGCTCTTCGGAGACGTCAACGGCGATCGGGATGTCAACAAGATTGACCTCGATAAGTTCGTCGCCACGCTAGGCTTCGAACAATCTGACCTTGGGTTTAATCCCCAATTCGATTTCGATGGCGATGGTGACGTCGACACAACGGACTACGTCCAAATCAGGCGCCGACTGTTCTGA